One Mesoplodon densirostris isolate mMesDen1 chromosome X, mMesDen1 primary haplotype, whole genome shotgun sequence genomic region harbors:
- the MED12 gene encoding mediator of RNA polymerase II transcription subunit 12 isoform X3: MAAFGILSYEHRPLKRPRLGPPDVYPQDPKQKEDELTALNVKQGFNNQPAVSGDEHGSAKNVNFNPAKISSNFSSIIAEKLRCNTLPDTGRRKPQVNQKDNFWLVTARSQSAINTWFTDLAGTKPLTQLAKKVPIFSKKEEVFGYLAKYTVPVMRAAWLIKMTCAYYAAITETKVKKRHVIDPFMEWTQIITKYLWEQLQKMAEYYRPGPSGSGGCGSTIGPLPHDVEVAIRQWDYNEKLAMFMFQDGMLDRHEFLTWVLECFEKIRPGEDELLKLLLPLLLRYSGEFVQSAYLSRRLAYFCTRRLALQLDGVSSHSSHVMSAQSTSTLPTTPAPQPPTSSTPSTPFSDLLMCPQHRPLVFGLSCILQTILLCCPSALVWHYSLTDSRIKTGSPLDHLPIAPSNLPMPEGNSAFTQQVRAKLREIEQQIKERGQAVEVRWSFDKCQEATAGFTIGRVLHTLEVLDSHSFERSDFSNSLDSLCNRIFGLGPSKDGHEISSDDDAVVSLLCEWAVSCKRSGRHRAMVVAKLLEKRQAEIEAERCGESEAADEKGSIASGSLSAPSAPIFQDVLLQFLDTQAPMLTDPRSESERVEFFNLVLLFCELIRHDVFSHNMYTCTLISRGDLAFGAPGPRPPSPFDDPADDPERKEAEGSSSSKLEDPGLSESMDIDPSSSVLFEDMEKPDFSLFSPTMPCEGKGSPSPEKPDVEKEVKPPPKEKLEGTLGVLYDQPRHVQYATHFPIPQEESCSHECNQRLVVLFGVGKQRDDARHAIKKITKDILKVLNRKGTAETDQLAPIVPLNPGDLTFLGGEDGQKRRRNRPEAFPTAEDIFAKFQHLSHYDQHQVTAQVSRNVLEQITSFALGMSYHLPLVQHVQFIFDLMEYSLSISGLIDFAIQLLNELSVVEAELLLKSSDLVGSYTTSLCLCIVAVLRHYHACLILNQDQMAQVFEGLCGVVKHGMNRSDGSSAERCILAYLYDLYTSCSHLKSKFGELFSDFCSKVKNTIYCNVEPSESNMRWAPEFMIDTLENPAAHTFTYTGLGKSLSENPANRYSFVCNALMHVCVGHHDPDRVNDIAILCAELTGYCKSLSAEWLGVLKALCCSSNNGTCGFNDLLCNVDVSDLSFHDSLATFVAILIARQCLLLEDLIRCAAIPSLLNAACSEQDSEPGARLTCRILLHLFKTPQLNPCQSDGNKPTVGIRSSCDRHLLAASQNRIVDGAVFAVLKAVFVLGDAELKGSGFTVTGGTEELPEEEGGGGSGGRRQGGRNISVETASLDVYAKYVLRSICQQEWVGERCLKSLCEDSNDLQDPVLSSAQAQRLMQLICYPHRLLDNEDGENPQRQRIKRILQNLDQWTMRQSSLELQLMIKQTPNNEMNSLLENIAKATIEVFQQSAETGSSSGNTASNMPSSSKTKPVLSSLERSGVWLVAPLIAKLPTSVQGHVLKAAGEELEKGQHLGSSSRKERDRQKQKSMSLLSQQPFLSLVLTCLKGQDEQREGLLTSLYSQVHQIVNNWRDDQYLDDCKPKQLMHEALKLRLNLVGGMFDTVQRSTQQTTEWAVLLLEIIISGTVDMQSNNELFTTVLDMLSVLINGTLAADMSSISQGSMEENKRAYMNLVKKLRKELGERQSDSLEKVRQLLPLPKQTRDVITCEPQGSLIDTKGNKIAGFDSIFKKEGLQVSTKQKISPWDLFEGLKPSAPLSWGWFGTVRVDRRVARGEEQQRLLLYHTHLRPRPRAYYLEPLPLPPEDEEPPAPALLEPEKKAPEPPKTDKPGAAPPSTEERKKKSTKGKKRSQPAAKTEPSPLPPVPFTQDYGMGPGRSGPYGVTVPPDLLHHTNPGSISHLSYRQGSIGLYTQNQPLPAGGPRVDPYRPVRLPMQKLPTRPPYPGVLPTTMTGVMGLEPSSYKTSVYRQQQPAVPQGQRLRQQLQAKISQGMLGQSSVHQMTPSSSYGLQTSQGYTPYVSHVGLQQHTGPAGTMVPPSYSSQPYQSTHSSTNPTLVDPTRHLQQRPSGYVHQQAPTYGHGLTSTQRFSHQTLQQTPMIGTMTPLGAQGVQAGVRSASILPEQQQQQQQQQQQQQQQQQQQQQQQQQQQYHIRQQQQQQILRQQQQQQQQQQQQQQQQQQQQQQQQQQQQQQQAHQQQQQQAAPPQPQPQSQPQFQRQGLQQTQQQQQTAALVRQLQQQLSNTQPQPSTNIFGRY; the protein is encoded by the exons ATGGCGGCCTTCGGGATCTTGAGCTACGAACACCGGCCCCTGAAGCGGCCGCGGCTGGGGCCTCCCGATGTATACCCTCAAGATCCCAAACAGAAGGAG GATGAACTAACGGCCTTGAATGTAAAACAAGGTTTCAATAACCAGCCAGCTGTCTCTGGGGATGAACATGGCAGTGCCAAGAACGTCAACTTCAATCCTGCCAAG ATCAGTTCCAACTTCAGCAGCATTATTGCAGAGAAGTTACGTTGTAACACCCTCCCTGACACCGGTAGAAGGAAGCCCCAAGTGAACCAGAAGGACAACTTCTGGCTGGTGACTGCACGATCCCAGAGTGCCATTAACACCTGGTTCACCGATCTGGCTGGCACCAAGCCACTCACACAACTAGCCAAAAAG GTCCCCATTTTCAGTAAGAAGGAAGAAGTGTTTGGGTACTTGGCCAAGTACACAGTTCCTGTGATGCGGGCTGCCTGGCTCATTAAGATGACCTGTGCCTACTATGCGGCGATCACAGAGACCAAGGTTAAGAAGAGACATGTCATTGACCCTTTCATGG AATGGACTCAGATCATCACCAAGTACTTATGGGAGCAGCTGCAAAAGATGGCTGAATACTACCGGCCAGGGCCTTCCGGAAGTGGGGGCTGTGGTTCTACTATAGGGCCCTTGCCCCATGATGTAGAGGTGGCAATCCGGCAGTGGGACTACAATGAGAAGCTGGCCATGTTCATGTTTCAG GACGGAATGCTGGACAGACATGAGTTCCTGACCTGGGTACTTGAGTGCTTTGAGAAAATCCGCCCTGGAGAGGATGAATTGCTTAAACTGCTGCTGCCCCTGCTGCTTCGA TACTCTGGGGAATTCGTTCAGTCTGCATACCTCTCCCGCCGCCTTGCCTACTTCTGTACGCGGAGACTGGCCCTGCAGCTGGATGGCGTGAGCAGTCACTCATCTCATGTGATGTCTGCTCAGTCAACAAGCACACTGCCCACAACCCCTGCTCCTCAGCCCCCAACTAGCAGCACACCCTCTACACCCTTTAGTGACCTGCTTATGTGCCCTCAACACCGGCCCCTAGTTTTTGGCCTCAGCTGTATCCTTCAG ACCATCCTCCTGTGTTGTCCTAGTGCCCTGGTTTGGCACTACTCGCTGACTGATAGCCGAATCAAGACTGGCTCACCACTTGACCACCTGCCTATTGCCCCCTCCAACCTGCCCATGCCAGAGGGCAACAGTGCCTTCACTCAGCAG GTCCGTGCAAAGTTGCGGGAGATTGAGCAGCAGATCAAGGAGCGAGGACAGGCCGTTGAGGTTCGCTGGTCTTTTGATAAGTGCCAAGAAGCTACTGCAG GCTTCACCATTGGACGGGTGCTCCATACTTTGGAAGTGCTGGACAGCCATAGTTTTGAGCGCTCTGACTTCAGCAACTCTCTTGATTCCCTCTGTAATCGAATCTTTGGATTGGGGCCTAGCAAGGATGGGCACGAG ATCTCCTCAGATGATGATGCTGTGGTATCATTGCTGTGTGAATGGGCTGTCAGCTGCAAGCGCTCTGGTCGTCATCGTGCGATGGTGGTAGCCAAGCTGCTGGAGAAGAGACAGGCAGAGATTGAGGCTGAG CGTTGTGGAGAATCGGAAGCCGCAGATGAGAAGGGTTCCATAGCCTCTGGCTCCCTTTCTGCTCCTAGTGCTCCCATTTTCCAGGATGTCCTCCTGCAGTTTCTGGATACACAGGCTCCCATGCTGA CGGACCCCCGAAGTGAGAGTGAGCGAGTGGAGTTCTTTAACTTGGTACTGCTGTTCTGTGAACTGATTCGACATGATGTTTTCTCCCACAACATGTACACTTGCACCCTCATCTCCCGAGGGGACCTTGCCTTCGGAGCCCCTGGTCCCCGGCCTCCCTCTCCCTTTGATGACCCTGCCGATGACCCCGAGCGCAAGGAGGCtgaaggcagcagcagcagcaagctgGAG GATCCAGGCCTCTCGGAGTCTATGGACATCGACCCTAGCTCCAGTGTGCTCTTTGAGGACATGGAGAAGCCTGATTTCTCA TTGTTCTCCCCCACTATGCCCTGTGAGGGGAAGGGCAGTCCATCCCCTGAGAAACCAGATGTTGAGAAGGAGGTGAAGCCCCCACCCAAGGAGAAGCTAGAAGGGACCCTTGGGGTCCTTTATGACCAGCCGCGGCACGTGCAGTATGCCACGCACTTTCCCATCCCCCAG GAGGAGTCATGCAGCCATGAGTGCAACCAGCGGTTGGTCGTACTGTTTGGGGTGGGAAAGCAGCGAGATGATGCCCGCCATGCCATCAAGAAAATTACCAAGGATATCCTGAAGGTTCTGAACCGCAAAGGGACAGCGGAAACTG ACCAGCTTGCTCCTATTGTGCCTCTGAATCCTGGAGACCTGACATTCTTAG GTGGGGAGGATGGGCAGAAGCGGCGGCGCAACCGGCCTGAAGCCTTCCCCACTGCCGAGGATATCTTTGCTAAGTTCCAGCACCTTTCGCATTATGACCAACACCAGGTCACAGCTCAG GTCTCCCGGAATGTTCTGGAGCAGATCACGAGCTTTGCCCTTGGCATGTCGTACCACTTGCCTCTGGTGCAGCATGTGCAGTTCATCTTCGACCTCATGGAATATTCACTCAGCATCAGTGGCCTCATCGACTTTGCCATTCAG CTACTGAATGAACTGAGTGTAGTTGAGGCCGAGTTGCTTCTCAAATCCTCGGATCTGGTGGGCAGCTACACTACCAGCCTGTGCCTGTGCATCGTGGCTGTCCTGCGGCACTATCACGCCTGCCTCATCCTcaaccaggaccagatggcacaGGTCTTTGAGGG GCTGTGTGGCGTAGTCAAGCATGGGATGAACCGGTCCGATGGCTCCTCCGCAGAGCGCTGTATCCTTGCTTATCTCTATGATCTGTACACCTCCTGTAGCCATTTAAAGAGCAAATTTGGGGAGCTCTTCAG CGACTTCTGCTCCAAGGTGAAGAACACCATCTACTGCAACGTGGAACCGTCAGAATCCAACATGCGCTGGGCACCCGAGTTCATGATTGACACTCTGGAGAACCCTGCCGCTCACACCTTCACCTACACAGGGCTAGGCAAGAGTCTTAGTGAGAACCCTGCTAACCGCTACAGCTTTGTCTGCAATGCCCTTATGCACGTCTGTGTGGGGCACCATGATCCCGATAG GGTGAATGACATCGCAATCCTGTGTGCAGAGCTGACCGGCTATTGCAAGTCACTGAGTGCAGAGTGGCTGGGAGTGCTTAAGGCCTTGTGCTGCTCCTCTAACAATGGCACTTGTGGTTTCAACGACCTCCTCTGCAATGTAGAT GTCAGTGACCTGTCTTTTCACGACTCCCTGGCCACTTTTGTTGCCATCCTCATTGCTCGGCAGTGTTTGCTCCTGGAGGATCTGATTCGCTGTGCAGCCATCCCTTCGCTCCTTAATGCTG CTTGCAGTGAACAGGACTCTGAGCCGGGGGCCCGGCTTACCTGCCGCATCCTCCTCCACCTTTTCAAGACACCTCAACTCAATCCTTGCCAGTCGGACGGAA ACAAGCCTACGGTAGGAATCCGCTCCTCCTGTGACCGCCACCTGCTGGCTGCCTCCCAGAACCGCATTGTGGATGGAGCTGTGTTTGCTGTTCTCAAGGCTGTGTTTGTACTTG GGGATGCGGAACTGAAGGGTTCAGGCTTCACTGTGACAGGAGGAACAGAAGAACTtccagaggaggagggaggaggtggcagtGGCGGTCGGAGGCAGGGTGGCCGCAACATCTCTGTGGAGACAGCCAGTCTGGATGTCTATGCCAAGTACGTGCTACGCAGCATCTGCCAGCAG GAATGGGTAGGAGAACGTTGCCTTAAATCGCTGTGTGAGGACAGCAATGACTTGCAAGACCCAGTGTTGAGTAGCGCCCAGGCCCAGCGCCTCATGCAGCTCATCTGCTACCCACATCGGCTGCTGGACAATGAGGATGGGGAAAACCCCCAGCGGCAACGCATTAAGCGTATTCTCCAG AACTTGGACCAGTGGACCATGCGCCAGTCTTCCTTGGAGCTGCAGCTCATGATCAAGCAGACCCCTAACAAT GAGATGAACTCCCTCTTAGAGAACATCGCCAAGGCCACAATCGAGGTTTTCCAACAGTCTGCAGAGACAGGGTCGTCTTCTGGAAACACTGCAAGCAACATGCCCAGCAGCAGCAAGACCAAGCCCGTGCTCAG CTCCCTAGAGCGCTCTGGTGTATGGCTGGTGGCTCCTCTCATTGCCAAACTGCCCACCTCAGTCCAGGGGCATGTGTTAAAGGCTGCTGGGGAAGAATTGGAGAAGGGCCAGCACCTGGGTTCCTCTTCGCGCAAAGAACGCGATCGACAAAAGCAGAAGAG CATGTCCCTGTTGAGCCAGCAGCCCTTCTTATCCCTGGTGCTGACGTGTCTGAAGGGTCAGGACGAGCAGCGCGAGGGACTCCTTACCTCCCTCTACAGCCAGGTCCACCAG ATTGTGAATAATTGGAGAGATGACCAGTACTTAGATGATTGCAAGCCAAAGCAGCTAATGCATGAGGCGCTCAAACTGCGGCTCAACCTG GTGGGGGGCATGTTTGACACGGTGCAGCGCAGCACCCAGCAGACCACAGAGTGGGCTGTGCTCCTCCTGGAGATCATCATCAGCGGCACTGTCGACATGCAGTCCAACAA TGAGCTCTTCACCACCGTCTTGGACATGCTGAGCGTGCTCATCAATGGGACCCTAGCTGCGGACATGTCCAGCATCTCCCAGGGCAGCATGGAGGAAAACAAACGTGCTTACATGAACCTGGTGAAGAAGCTGCGG AAGGAGTTGGGGGAGCGCCAGTCAGACAGTCTGGAAAAAGTTCGCCAGCTGCTGCCACTGCCCAAGCAGACCCGAGATGTCATCACATGTGAGCCGCAGGGCTCCCTTATCGACACCAAAGGCAACAAGATTGCCGGCTTCGACTCTATCTTCAAGAAGGAG GGTCTACAGGTTTCCACCAAACAGAAGATCTCCCCCTGGGATCTTTTTGAAGGCTTGAAGCCATCAGCGCCACTGTCTTGGGGCTGGTTTGGAACAGTCCGGGTGGACCGGCGCGTGGCCCGCGGAGAGGAGCAGCAGCGGCTGCTGCTGTACCACACGCACCTGAGGCCCCGGCCCCGCGCCTATTACCTGgagccgctgccgctgccgccggaAGATGAggagcccccagcccccgccctgcTGGAGCCTGAAAAAAAGGCTCCAGAGCCCCCCAAAACTGACAAACCTGGGGCCGCTCCCCCCAGCACTGAGGAACGCAAGAAGAAGTCCACCAAGGGCAAGAAACGCAGCCAGCCGGCCGCCAAGACAGAG ccctctccccttcctcctgtgcCGTTCACACAGGACTATGGAATGGGCCCAGGCCGGAGTGGCCCCTATGGAGTGACAGTGCCTCCGGACCTCCTGCACCATACCAACCCTGGCTCCATATCCCACCTTAGCTACAGGCAGGGCTCCATAGGCCTCTACACCCAGAACCAGCCACTGCCGGCAG GTGGCCCCCGTGTGGACCCGTACCGCCCTGTGCGGTTACCGATGCAGAAGCTGCCGACCCGACCACCTTACCCTGGAGTGCTGCCCACCACCATGACTGGCGTCATGGGACTGGAACCATCCTCCTACAAGACGTCTGTGTACCGACAGCAGCAGCCTGCGGTGCCCCAGGGACAGCGCCTTCGCCAACAGCTCCAGGCAAAGATA AGTCAGGGGATGTTGGGACAGTCATCTGTCCATCAGATGACTCCCAGCTCTTCCTACGGTTTGCAGACCTCCCAG gGCTATACTCCTTACGTTTCTCATGTGGGATTGCAGCAACACACAGGCCCCGCAGGTACCATGGTGCCCCCCAGCTACTCCAGCCAGCCTTATCAGAGCACCCACTCTTCTACCAATCCTACTCTTGTAGATCCTACTCGCCATCTGCAACAGCGGCCCAGTGGCTATGTGCACCAGCAGGCCCCAACCTACGGACACGGGCTGACCTCCACTCAAAG GTTTTCCCACCAGACACTGCAGCAGACACCCATGATAGGCACTATGACCCCACTGGGCGCCCAGGGTGTCCAGGCTGGCGTCCGGTCGGCTTCCATCCTGcctgagcagcagcagcagcagcagcagcagcaacagcagcagcagcaacagcagcaacaacagcagcagcagcaacaacagcaacagtACCACAtccggcagcagcagcagcagcagatccTGCGG cagcagcagcagcagcagcagcagcagcagcaacagcagcagcagcagcaacagcagcagcagcagcaacagcagcagcagcagcagcagcaagcacaccagcagcagcagcagcaggcagctcctccccagccccagccccagtcccagccccag TTCCAGCGGCAGGGGCTTCAGCAGACCCAGCAACAACAGCAGACAGCAGCTTTGGTCCGGCAGCTCCAACAACAGCTCTCCA ATACCCAGCCACAGCCCAGTACCAACATATTTGGACGCTACTGA